One window of Bdellovibrio sp. ArHS genomic DNA carries:
- a CDS encoding OsmC family protein, giving the protein MECQTKWIGKLGFEARVRHHKFLIDGKPEDGGQDQAATPKEIMLTAICTCSGMDVVSILQKMRLNLQSCDVLAQTATTETHPKIFKEVKLQYQIVGPDIKPEQALKAVRLSMTKYCGVSAMVAKASPIHYEVFVNAVKVGEAFADFTPPPDTK; this is encoded by the coding sequence ATGGAGTGTCAAACAAAATGGATCGGCAAACTGGGCTTTGAGGCCAGGGTTCGGCATCACAAATTTCTTATCGACGGGAAGCCCGAAGATGGCGGTCAGGACCAGGCGGCCACGCCCAAGGAAATCATGCTTACGGCCATTTGCACCTGTTCGGGAATGGACGTTGTCTCAATTCTGCAGAAAATGCGACTGAATCTTCAGTCTTGTGATGTTCTGGCGCAAACCGCTACCACCGAGACGCATCCGAAAATTTTTAAAGAAGTGAAGCTCCAATATCAGATTGTCGGCCCGGATATCAAACCTGAACAAGCACTCAAAGCCGTGCGCCTGTCCATGACGAAATACTGCGGCGTCAGTGCCATGGTCGCGAAGGCGTCGCCCATTCACTATGAAGTTTTCGTGAACGCAGTCAAAGTCGGAGAGGCGTTTGCGGATTTCACGCCACCGCCGGATACAAAATGA
- the arfB gene encoding alternative ribosome rescue aminoacyl-tRNA hydrolase ArfB: protein MISIQIPFAEMDFTYARSRGPGGQNVNRTNSAAILRWNLWASTSLNAELKERLSLKLHGKLTESGDLIIRSDVHRDQDQNRSECIRRLHETLRKALFVPKKRVATKPTKSSQRKRLESKKQHSEIKSLRQKVRSES from the coding sequence ATGATTTCTATTCAGATTCCATTCGCCGAAATGGATTTCACTTACGCCCGTTCCCGTGGGCCGGGAGGCCAGAATGTGAATCGCACCAATTCCGCCGCCATTTTGCGGTGGAATTTATGGGCCTCCACCTCCTTGAATGCAGAGCTCAAGGAACGTCTGAGTCTGAAATTGCACGGCAAGTTGACAGAAAGTGGCGATCTCATCATTCGCAGTGATGTGCATCGCGATCAAGATCAGAATCGCTCGGAATGCATTCGTCGCCTGCACGAAACCCTTCGTAAGGCTTTATTTGTGCCGAAAAAAAGAGTGGCGACGAAGCCGACAAAAAGTTCTCAGCGCAAAAGACTGGAAAGCAAAAAACAGCATTCTGAAATCAAGTCTTTGCGCCAAAAAGTGCGCTCGGAGTCTTAG